The Cohaesibacter intestini genome includes a window with the following:
- a CDS encoding c-type cytochrome, whose product MPRFFLATLMLLIAAACPVQAKDDGLINAGKILFEDNCIECHGEDAKSGDSGDIRDADLQQVTMATGGFETMPDFEFERETIEALVAYLNSL is encoded by the coding sequence ATGCCCCGCTTTTTCCTCGCAACGCTTATGTTGTTGATTGCAGCAGCCTGCCCTGTCCAGGCGAAGGATGACGGACTGATCAATGCCGGCAAAATCCTATTTGAAGACAATTGCATCGAATGCCACGGCGAGGATGCGAAATCCGGTGATTCCGGTGATATCCGTGATGCCGACCTGCAACAGGTCACCATGGCAACCGGAGGCTTCGAAACGATGCCCGACTTTGAGTTTGAACGCGAAACAATCGAAGCGTTAGTCGCCTATCTCAATAGTCTATAG
- a CDS encoding Nramp family divalent metal transporter — MFATDQTREGMNAVLSGERRGFRSKLLFAGPAVIASVAYMDPGNYATNIQAGAGYGYKLLWVVLVANLIAMLFQALSARLGIVTGKNLAELSRDNFSPVMVWVMWFVSEIAAMATDLAEFLGGAIGLALLFDMPLMAGMGITATVTYGILLFENKGFRPMELIIGAMVGVIGLCYLVEILIAPIGWGDAAVGMVTPELADATALTIAVGIIGATVMPHAIYLHSGLTQNRSEIRNEEDRKRVLKFSNTEVVIALAIAGMVNMAMVMMASSAFHQGHSEVAEIETAYHMLTPLLGGAAAGVFLISLIASGISSSVVGTMAGQMIMQGFLRFRVPLLLRRLVTMLPAFVVVAMGANATQALVISQVILSIALPVPMIALIIFTSRKDIMGPYATGPVVRLLSMIGASAVLSLNFILLADAFGVPIPFLAG, encoded by the coding sequence ATGTTCGCCACAGATCAAACACGAGAAGGCATGAATGCCGTTTTGTCAGGAGAAAGGCGCGGTTTTCGCAGCAAACTGCTCTTTGCTGGTCCCGCTGTCATCGCCTCCGTCGCCTATATGGATCCCGGCAACTATGCCACCAACATTCAAGCGGGTGCCGGATATGGTTACAAACTGCTCTGGGTGGTGCTGGTCGCCAACCTGATCGCCATGTTATTTCAGGCCCTGTCCGCCCGTCTGGGCATTGTCACAGGCAAAAATCTGGCTGAATTGTCACGGGATAACTTCTCGCCTGTTATGGTCTGGGTGATGTGGTTCGTCAGCGAGATTGCCGCCATGGCAACCGACCTTGCAGAATTTTTGGGTGGAGCTATTGGCCTTGCTCTTTTGTTCGACATGCCGCTGATGGCAGGTATGGGGATCACAGCGACAGTCACCTACGGTATATTGCTTTTCGAAAACAAAGGGTTCCGACCGATGGAGCTGATCATTGGCGCCATGGTTGGTGTCATTGGTCTATGCTATCTGGTGGAGATTCTGATTGCCCCGATTGGCTGGGGCGATGCCGCAGTCGGCATGGTCACTCCCGAACTGGCCGACGCCACCGCGCTGACCATCGCCGTTGGCATCATCGGCGCAACCGTCATGCCCCACGCCATTTATCTCCATTCCGGCCTGACCCAGAACCGATCCGAAATCCGCAATGAAGAAGACCGCAAACGGGTGCTAAAATTCTCCAACACAGAAGTGGTCATAGCTCTTGCGATCGCAGGCATGGTCAACATGGCCATGGTCATGATGGCATCGAGCGCCTTTCATCAGGGCCATAGCGAAGTGGCCGAAATCGAGACCGCCTATCACATGCTCACCCCTTTGCTCGGTGGTGCAGCGGCTGGCGTTTTCCTCATTTCGCTGATCGCGTCGGGCATTTCCAGCTCTGTTGTCGGCACCATGGCTGGCCAAATGATCATGCAAGGTTTCCTGCGTTTCCGCGTGCCCTTGCTGCTCCGCCGACTGGTTACCATGCTGCCTGCCTTTGTGGTGGTCGCCATGGGTGCCAACGCCACACAGGCCCTTGTCATCAGTCAGGTGATCCTGTCCATCGCCCTGCCAGTGCCGATGATCGCCCTGATCATTTTCACCTCTCGCAAAGACATTATGGGTCCTTACGCCACAGGTCCCGTCGTCCGCCTGCTGTCGATGATCGGTGCCAGCGCAGTGCTCAGCCTCAACTTCATTTTGCTGGCTGATGCTTTTGGTGTGCCTATACCCTTCCTTGCAGGATAA
- a CDS encoding PepSY-associated TM helix domain-containing protein, with amino-acid sequence MLTKKPNQSLFRRILFWTHLGVGIATGIVVFVLALTGALLTYEAQIKAAYEPSVAPSVDKAEMLSTDELVAIARPVFSGRTTTLDIYKDSTKPVAVKAGRHDYKLLDPYTGQFIATETNPSEGFFEFVEDLHRSLAGGRNSVGADIAKAANLAFLFLILSGIYLWMPKRWKGYFLKQRILFTKMPTAKARDFNWHHVFAFWMLIPLIAVVGTGVIISYGWANKLVFETAGLDVPMGRGKGGGMWAKSSSSGVSNKPVEELVSFQAIYEKARLVRDDWNSLSIIVPGNEKAKSVDVLIDRGNGKQVALQQQITYSRETGDVIKEQGPDQLATPTQTLKRYIRFLHSGEVYGIIGQTLAGLASVASLFLVWTGLALAWRRLISPLFVKRAKPNRTLLHN; translated from the coding sequence ATGTTGACCAAGAAACCCAACCAATCCCTTTTCCGCCGTATTCTGTTCTGGACCCATCTGGGTGTCGGCATCGCAACAGGCATCGTTGTGTTCGTGCTAGCCCTGACCGGCGCATTGCTCACTTATGAAGCCCAGATCAAGGCCGCCTATGAGCCATCGGTGGCCCCGAGCGTCGACAAGGCCGAAATGCTGTCCACCGATGAACTGGTGGCCATTGCCCGCCCTGTCTTTTCGGGCCGCACGACCACGCTTGACATCTACAAGGATTCCACAAAGCCGGTTGCCGTGAAGGCGGGGCGGCACGATTACAAGCTGCTTGATCCCTATACCGGTCAATTCATTGCAACAGAAACGAATCCGAGCGAAGGTTTCTTTGAGTTTGTTGAAGACCTGCACCGCAGTCTGGCCGGCGGGCGCAACAGCGTCGGAGCTGACATTGCCAAAGCCGCCAATCTGGCATTTCTGTTCCTGATCCTGTCAGGCATCTATCTCTGGATGCCCAAAAGGTGGAAAGGGTATTTTCTGAAACAGCGCATCCTGTTCACAAAGATGCCGACCGCCAAAGCCCGTGACTTTAACTGGCATCACGTCTTTGCCTTCTGGATGCTGATCCCGCTCATCGCAGTGGTTGGCACAGGGGTGATCATTTCCTATGGCTGGGCCAACAAACTGGTGTTCGAGACCGCAGGCCTTGATGTCCCGATGGGTCGAGGCAAAGGTGGTGGCATGTGGGCCAAGTCCTCAAGCAGCGGCGTGTCGAACAAACCTGTCGAAGAGCTGGTTTCCTTTCAGGCCATCTATGAGAAAGCGCGCCTCGTACGTGACGACTGGAACAGCCTGTCCATCATCGTGCCGGGCAATGAGAAGGCAAAAAGTGTCGATGTGCTGATCGACCGGGGCAATGGCAAACAGGTCGCTTTGCAACAACAGATCACCTATAGCCGCGAAACCGGAGACGTGATCAAGGAACAGGGACCGGATCAATTGGCCACACCAACCCAGACACTCAAACGCTATATCCGCTTCCTGCATTCCGGCGAAGTCTATGGCATCATTGGCCAAACCTTGGCAGGCCTCGCCTCGGTGGCATCACTTTTCCTGGTCTGGACCGGTCTTGCCCTCGCATGGCGCCGCTTGATCAGTCCCCTCTTTGTGAAACGGGCCAAGCCAAACCGCACCCTGTTGCACAACTAG
- a CDS encoding adenylate/guanylate cyclase domain-containing protein has translation MEKSLASNRRRWPRLPISVMLGVSVGALLIITTMIIIFYMGSHARQLLGQQIALETKQRVTRLSDAVNGHLDDVERLAQMIHLGLSPLDEVKARETLIVSALSARTAPMRITLSDLSAMRTAKGAIELASAGDPSVEAVAKGWSKVPEDGALLFHLPADSNKANAVSITIFPAALSKTIADVSDLKRERSYLLADKTSLMAHSSWTTDAPPSSLPLAKAGDRDLRNIWLHSKDYRDLPIENAHIDRGARGKRVFTWTDIARPNITLMVGLHAEAKIFGAVFSENRTMVYASLGIVALSLAIGVFISIMIGRPIERLAITARKMENLSLEEMPELNESMMKELDEANSAILSAFRALGAFSKFVPRDVVRQVMDGTAIGADRTELRNMTIMFTDLAGFTTLATQKSPQETATLLNDHFEMVTTIVDQAGGTVDKFLGDGVMAFWGAPVQQPDHAERALAAARDILTAFEARADESMRLRIGICTGDVLVGISGSKVRMNYTVIGDTVNVAARLQELGKEVAADARTVALAGGSTVDAVAECTGWSVVGQKTLRGRQQPIDVYRFDN, from the coding sequence ATGGAAAAGTCTCTTGCAAGCAACCGGCGCCGTTGGCCTCGGTTGCCTATTTCGGTGATGCTAGGTGTCAGCGTCGGCGCACTGCTGATCATCACAACGATGATCATTATCTTTTACATGGGTTCGCATGCGCGTCAGTTGCTCGGTCAGCAGATCGCTTTGGAAACCAAGCAGCGGGTGACGCGCCTGTCGGACGCCGTCAATGGGCATCTTGATGACGTCGAGCGCCTTGCCCAGATGATTCATCTGGGGCTGTCTCCACTTGATGAGGTCAAGGCTCGCGAGACGCTGATTGTCTCTGCGCTATCGGCGCGTACTGCTCCCATGCGTATCACGCTTTCGGATCTTTCCGCGATGCGCACCGCCAAGGGTGCCATTGAGTTGGCCAGCGCCGGAGATCCTTCTGTTGAAGCGGTTGCCAAGGGCTGGTCCAAGGTGCCGGAGGATGGGGCTCTGCTCTTTCACCTGCCAGCGGACTCCAACAAGGCCAATGCGGTGTCCATCACCATTTTCCCCGCAGCTTTGTCCAAGACAATTGCCGACGTAAGTGACTTGAAGCGGGAGCGATCCTATCTGCTGGCCGACAAGACCAGCCTGATGGCTCATTCCAGCTGGACCACGGATGCGCCGCCCAGCTCATTGCCATTGGCCAAAGCAGGCGATCGTGACCTGCGTAACATCTGGCTCCATTCGAAGGATTATCGGGATTTGCCGATTGAGAATGCCCATATTGATCGGGGAGCCAGAGGAAAGCGGGTCTTTACCTGGACAGACATTGCCCGGCCAAACATCACCTTGATGGTCGGATTGCATGCGGAAGCCAAGATATTTGGCGCAGTCTTTTCCGAAAACCGGACAATGGTTTATGCATCATTGGGCATTGTTGCGCTGTCTCTGGCTATTGGCGTTTTCATCAGCATCATGATTGGACGACCGATTGAAAGGTTGGCAATAACAGCGCGAAAAATGGAGAATCTTTCGCTCGAGGAGATGCCGGAGCTCAATGAGTCGATGATGAAGGAACTGGATGAGGCCAACAGTGCGATCCTGTCTGCTTTCCGGGCGCTGGGTGCCTTTTCCAAATTTGTACCGCGCGATGTGGTGCGGCAGGTGATGGATGGCACGGCGATCGGGGCTGACCGGACCGAGCTACGCAACATGACGATCATGTTCACCGACCTTGCCGGGTTCACTACATTGGCGACACAAAAATCTCCGCAGGAAACGGCGACGCTGCTGAATGATCACTTCGAGATGGTGACAACCATCGTTGATCAGGCTGGGGGAACGGTCGACAAGTTTCTTGGCGATGGTGTGATGGCCTTCTGGGGGGCACCCGTGCAACAGCCTGACCATGCGGAGCGGGCGCTGGCTGCGGCCCGAGACATTTTGACGGCCTTCGAAGCACGCGCGGATGAAAGCATGCGGTTGCGGATCGGGATTTGCACGGGGGATGTGCTGGTCGGGATCAGCGGCTCCAAGGTTCGGATGAATTATACGGTGATTGGCGACACGGTGAATGTTGCTGCGCGGTTGCAGGAGCTTGGCAAGGAAGTGGCAGCCGATGCCCGCACTGTGGCTCTGGCTGGTGGCTCCACCGTCGATGCGGTTGCTGAATGTACTGGGTGGTCAGTTGTCGGCCAGAAGACCTTGCGGGGGCGGCAACAACCGATTGATGTCTATCGATTCGATAATTGA
- a CDS encoding sensor domain-containing protein, with product MFNITGLSWKRLAGMVMLHVLLNSLGILVALSLIEGAIAGPLAVAVVFAINGISAFTLMSVIKRRYRKHNAILTRIFDAMPDVVLAKDYDGNFVFCNETVASLYGAKPEDMVGKDDFHFTGNREQADFFLENVQAVMNRNQIEQVYEDSTDTETGEARHFQSLKIPFRDINGDPKIFVLAKDITDITKLKVEADRNKKRLQQVLDVSQEGLWEWNAKTNQVLHNHQWELITGVQGSDCSFAEFESCILVEDRSKVRQALQMLVERNLPYSIEFRMKRPDGKIIWVWDRGKVAEFDEAGQPLWLVGIVQDITEEKLNQEKITHLAYYDQLTGLANRTHLEEEVKVAIEDSRRRDAYNALLFMDLDRFKLLNDSHGHDMGDRLLQEVAKRLTNCVGAGDTIARFGGDEFVVLLTGIDATSEGEAALLAEGTAQAILNSFEMPFQLGEVEYSCSSSVGIAIFSTDDMSLDELLKQADMAMYDAKGAGRNAIRFFDPEMQTAAYSRAVLEADLKRDLNAGKLELYYQPQINSGGQIVGVEALLRWPHDDLGMVPPAEFIPIAESSGLILSLGDWILKTACLQLSEWAKDPILSKLVLSINVSPVQLHAKGFVRSVISALEESGAPADKLKIEITESMLVRNMDECICKMLNLKKYGVLFSLDDFGTGYSSLFYLKEMPLDQLKIDQSFVRDILIDPNDAAIAEMIVALGKTLGLSVIAEGVETEAQRVRLQQLGCHAYQGYLFARPMPLKDFALFTRSFNRGAGQQALLDDAVAFVA from the coding sequence ATGTTCAACATCACGGGACTATCATGGAAGAGACTGGCTGGCATGGTGATGCTCCATGTGTTGCTGAACTCCCTTGGTATTCTGGTCGCGCTTTCTTTGATCGAGGGGGCAATTGCTGGACCACTCGCAGTTGCCGTGGTGTTTGCCATCAACGGGATCAGTGCATTCACTCTGATGAGCGTGATCAAACGGCGATACCGAAAGCACAATGCAATCTTGACCCGCATCTTTGACGCCATGCCTGACGTCGTCCTTGCCAAAGATTATGATGGCAATTTTGTTTTCTGCAATGAAACGGTCGCCTCACTTTATGGGGCTAAGCCTGAAGACATGGTTGGGAAAGATGACTTCCACTTTACCGGCAACCGGGAACAGGCGGACTTCTTTCTTGAAAATGTTCAGGCCGTGATGAACAGGAATCAGATTGAGCAGGTTTATGAGGATTCCACCGATACGGAAACCGGTGAGGCTCGCCACTTTCAGTCGCTCAAGATTCCGTTTCGTGACATCAATGGCGATCCTAAAATTTTCGTACTGGCCAAGGATATCACCGATATCACCAAACTGAAGGTGGAGGCGGATCGCAACAAGAAACGGTTGCAGCAGGTTCTGGATGTGTCTCAGGAAGGCTTGTGGGAGTGGAATGCAAAAACCAATCAGGTGCTGCATAATCACCAGTGGGAACTGATTACAGGGGTTCAGGGGAGTGACTGTTCCTTTGCAGAGTTCGAAAGCTGTATTCTGGTTGAAGACCGATCAAAAGTGCGTCAGGCGCTGCAGATGCTGGTCGAGCGCAATTTGCCATATTCCATCGAATTCAGGATGAAACGACCGGATGGGAAGATCATCTGGGTTTGGGATCGTGGCAAGGTGGCGGAGTTTGATGAAGCTGGGCAACCGCTTTGGCTGGTGGGTATTGTTCAGGACATCACTGAAGAGAAGCTTAATCAGGAAAAGATTACGCATCTGGCCTATTATGATCAGTTGACAGGTCTGGCAAACCGCACCCATCTGGAAGAAGAAGTGAAGGTCGCTATCGAGGACAGTCGGCGAAGAGATGCCTATAACGCGCTTTTGTTCATGGATCTGGATCGCTTCAAGCTTCTCAACGATTCCCACGGGCATGACATGGGCGACCGGCTTTTGCAGGAAGTAGCCAAGCGGCTGACCAACTGCGTCGGGGCTGGAGACACCATCGCCCGGTTCGGCGGCGACGAGTTTGTGGTTTTGCTCACCGGTATTGATGCAACGAGCGAAGGGGAAGCAGCCCTTTTGGCGGAAGGCACCGCGCAGGCTATTCTCAATAGCTTCGAAATGCCATTCCAGCTGGGTGAAGTGGAATATTCCTGCTCGTCCAGTGTTGGTATCGCGATCTTCTCGACCGATGACATGTCGCTTGATGAATTGCTCAAACAGGCTGACATGGCGATGTATGATGCCAAGGGGGCCGGACGCAATGCCATTCGTTTCTTTGACCCTGAGATGCAGACGGCAGCGTATAGCCGTGCCGTGCTGGAAGCAGATCTGAAGCGTGACCTGAATGCGGGAAAACTGGAGCTCTACTATCAGCCTCAGATCAACAGTGGCGGCCAAATTGTCGGTGTTGAAGCCTTGTTGCGTTGGCCCCATGACGATCTGGGCATGGTGCCGCCAGCAGAATTTATTCCTATTGCGGAAAGCTCCGGTCTGATCCTGAGCCTTGGTGACTGGATCCTGAAAACGGCCTGTTTGCAATTGTCCGAGTGGGCGAAAGACCCGATCCTGTCGAAGCTGGTTCTCTCGATCAATGTCAGCCCTGTGCAGCTGCATGCCAAGGGGTTCGTCCGGTCGGTCATCTCCGCGCTGGAAGAAAGCGGCGCTCCGGCCGACAAGCTGAAGATCGAAATCACCGAGAGCATGCTTGTGCGCAATATGGACGAGTGCATTTGCAAGATGCTGAATCTCAAAAAGTACGGGGTTCTGTTCTCGCTGGATGATTTTGGTACGGGCTATTCGTCTCTATTCTATTTGAAGGAAATGCCGCTCGATCAACTCAAGATCGATCAGAGCTTCGTGCGCGACATCCTGATTGATCCCAACGATGCCGCGATTGCCGAGATGATTGTTGCCCTTGGCAAAACCCTTGGTCTGAGTGTGATCGCCGAAGGTGTCGAAACGGAAGCACAAAGAGTGCGTTTGCAGCAACTGGGCTGTCATGCCTATCAGGGATACTTGTTTGCCCGACCGATGCCATTGAAGGACTTTGCCTTGTTCACCCGGAGTTTCAATCGTGGAGCTGGTCAACAAGCCTTGCTTGATGATGCCGTGGCATTCGTCGCCTAA
- a CDS encoding inorganic phosphate transporter has translation MKIRDYVKIENATDLSRTEVGRIGTAVIFIVAVMIYSGNQFAHVEQSFLLIAASVIGAYMAMNIGANDVANNVGPAVGSFAMTMTMAIGIAAIFEAGGAIIAGGEVVNTVKKGIINPADLSNKDVFVWAMMGALMGAAIWLNAATWLGAPVSTTHSIVGGVMGAGIAAAGWEVVNWGSMSKIAASWVISPIMGGIVAALTLYMLKRLVFFQPNPVAAARRIVPIMISIMAWAFTTYLALKGIKKLIKIDFSTALMAGAAVAVLCYLIVKPMVARATKDLAPDRNSVNSLFTVPLIFAAALLSFAHGANDVANAVGPLAGVVEVLSSGTGSAKVSIPMWVMVIGAIGISVGLALFGPKLIRTVGSEITELDRSRAFCIALAAAVTVIIASQLGMPISSTHVALGAVFGVGFLREFLDQRMGRVVETVLAKHQGDPDIDHVEEVLMEFKNAPLDDKRLMLSALKEMGPEAAITAAQQKKLKKALKRQLVKRSSLLKIASAWVITVPVSACLAAFFFYTLRGMMI, from the coding sequence ATGAAGATTCGTGACTATGTGAAAATTGAGAATGCGACCGATCTCAGTCGAACCGAAGTGGGACGGATAGGCACTGCAGTCATTTTCATTGTGGCAGTGATGATCTATTCAGGCAATCAGTTTGCCCATGTGGAACAATCCTTCTTGTTGATTGCAGCCTCGGTGATCGGAGCCTACATGGCCATGAATATCGGAGCCAACGACGTCGCCAACAATGTTGGCCCCGCTGTTGGTTCCTTCGCGATGACCATGACGATGGCAATCGGCATTGCCGCCATCTTTGAAGCAGGCGGCGCCATCATCGCCGGGGGCGAAGTGGTCAACACCGTCAAGAAAGGCATCATTAACCCGGCAGATCTGAGCAACAAGGATGTCTTTGTCTGGGCAATGATGGGAGCCCTGATGGGTGCGGCCATCTGGCTCAATGCGGCAACCTGGCTCGGCGCACCGGTTTCAACCACCCACTCGATCGTTGGTGGCGTGATGGGCGCAGGCATTGCGGCGGCCGGTTGGGAAGTCGTCAACTGGGGCTCAATGTCAAAAATCGCCGCCAGTTGGGTGATTTCCCCTATCATGGGCGGCATCGTTGCGGCTCTGACCCTTTACATGCTCAAGAGACTGGTCTTCTTCCAACCCAACCCGGTGGCAGCCGCACGGCGAATTGTCCCGATCATGATTTCCATCATGGCTTGGGCCTTCACCACCTATCTTGCTTTGAAGGGCATCAAAAAGCTCATCAAGATTGATTTCAGCACGGCGCTTATGGCTGGTGCAGCGGTCGCGGTGCTCTGCTATCTGATCGTCAAGCCGATGGTCGCCCGGGCAACAAAAGACCTGGCTCCAGACAGGAACAGCGTCAACAGCCTCTTCACCGTGCCGCTCATCTTTGCGGCAGCGCTTCTCAGCTTCGCTCATGGTGCAAATGATGTCGCCAACGCCGTGGGCCCGCTGGCAGGTGTCGTCGAAGTACTCAGTTCAGGCACCGGTTCCGCCAAGGTGAGCATACCCATGTGGGTCATGGTCATTGGCGCGATTGGCATTTCCGTCGGGCTGGCGCTGTTCGGGCCGAAATTGATCCGCACCGTCGGCAGCGAGATTACCGAGCTCGATCGCTCGCGCGCTTTTTGTATCGCGCTTGCGGCGGCCGTAACTGTGATCATAGCCAGCCAGCTCGGCATGCCAATCAGCTCCACCCATGTGGCATTAGGGGCTGTTTTCGGCGTTGGGTTCCTGCGTGAGTTCCTCGACCAGCGCATGGGCCGGGTGGTCGAAACCGTGCTGGCCAAGCATCAGGGCGACCCGGACATCGACCATGTGGAAGAGGTGCTGATGGAATTCAAAAATGCCCCGCTGGACGACAAACGCCTGATGCTCAGTGCGTTGAAAGAAATGGGTCCGGAAGCGGCCATCACCGCAGCCCAGCAAAAAAAGCTGAAAAAGGCCCTAAAGCGTCAACTGGTCAAACGTTCGTCTCTTTTGAAGATTGCATCGGCCTGGGTGATTACAGTTCCGGTATCTGCCTGCCTTGCAGCCTTTTTCTTCTACACGCTGCGCGGCATGATGATCTAA
- a CDS encoding ArsR/SmtB family transcription factor codes for MKQEQAALGFAAIGSEARLVVLRCLVRAGSEGLSVGTIQERTGIAPSTLAHHLKCLAAAEVILQEKQGRSIVNRANFDHLKLLSTYILDECCADESP; via the coding sequence TTGAAACAGGAACAGGCCGCCCTTGGCTTTGCTGCAATCGGTTCGGAAGCGAGACTGGTGGTGTTGCGCTGTCTGGTGCGTGCAGGCTCTGAAGGTTTGAGCGTCGGCACCATTCAGGAGCGAACCGGCATCGCCCCCTCAACTCTGGCCCATCACCTGAAGTGCCTCGCAGCCGCCGAGGTCATCCTGCAGGAAAAACAGGGCAGATCGATCGTCAACAGGGCCAACTTCGATCATCTGAAGCTACTGTCCACCTACATTCTCGACGAATGCTGCGCCGACGAGAGCCCCTGA
- a CDS encoding permease, translating to MTEVTQGLSPTWRSQLNGLLSPWTIVILAPVCVAILDFSNLVPVTSIAVKAFLGTLPVIAFAVFLIAYLKAAGAEAMVAEAFKGKETRMIFLAALLGGLAPFCSCEVIPFIAGLLALGAPLSAVMAFWLSSPLIDPPTLLITASALGWPFAVGKAVSAVALGLFGGFVIAFVIKAGWLTEPLKKNSVGCSSCGCGPSPFSGKPVWPFWKEDKRQALFWSELKTNALFLIKWLALAYTLEGLLITYVPASVIAGLVGGSGILPIGIAAFVGIPAYLNSYVAPPLLAGLMEQGMSAGAAMSFMVAGAVSSIPAMAAVWSLVKRRVFALYLGLGVVGAILSGAIFQLFI from the coding sequence ATGACGGAAGTCACCCAAGGTCTCTCCCCCACCTGGCGCTCCCAGCTCAATGGGTTGCTATCGCCATGGACCATTGTCATTCTGGCCCCGGTTTGCGTTGCAATTCTGGATTTTTCCAATCTGGTCCCGGTCACCTCAATTGCGGTCAAAGCTTTTCTGGGCACACTGCCAGTCATCGCATTTGCCGTCTTTCTGATTGCCTATCTCAAAGCCGCTGGCGCGGAAGCCATGGTAGCTGAAGCCTTCAAGGGCAAGGAAACCCGGATGATCTTTCTGGCCGCCTTGCTCGGTGGTCTCGCCCCCTTTTGCTCTTGCGAGGTAATCCCTTTCATTGCGGGTCTGCTGGCCTTGGGAGCGCCTTTGTCAGCGGTCATGGCCTTCTGGTTGTCCTCACCCCTGATTGACCCACCGACCCTTCTGATCACGGCATCGGCTTTGGGGTGGCCATTTGCGGTTGGCAAAGCTGTCTCCGCTGTAGCATTGGGGCTGTTCGGCGGCTTCGTCATTGCCTTCGTGATCAAAGCTGGCTGGCTGACCGAGCCACTGAAGAAAAACTCCGTCGGATGCTCGTCCTGCGGCTGTGGCCCCTCACCCTTTTCGGGCAAGCCTGTTTGGCCCTTCTGGAAGGAAGACAAACGTCAGGCTCTGTTCTGGAGCGAGTTGAAAACCAATGCCCTGTTTCTGATCAAGTGGCTGGCGCTCGCCTACACGCTCGAAGGGCTGTTGATCACCTATGTCCCGGCCTCGGTCATTGCCGGTCTGGTTGGCGGGTCCGGCATCCTGCCGATTGGCATTGCAGCCTTTGTCGGCATCCCGGCATATCTCAATAGCTATGTTGCTCCGCCGCTTCTCGCCGGATTGATGGAACAGGGCATGAGTGCTGGTGCGGCCATGTCATTCATGGTTGCCGGAGCCGTCAGCTCGATCCCCGCCATGGCGGCGGTCTGGTCGCTGGTCAAACGCCGAGTCTTTGCCCTTTATCTCGGGCTTGGGGTTGTTGGCGCCATTCTGTCGGGCGCCATCTTCCAATTGTTCATCTGA
- a CDS encoding transglutaminase-like domain-containing protein: protein MTGIVKLEIDCRDKSGILLAPTGLDTPHERCLGLQVKGGVAQSVIETQTGQSLQQITPQAEKLVLTYSYQNDDSAQPYPDAIFRFHDSRFTRAADALCEEANTIAPELTGTDRIQAIACATAERFTYGHPPERFYEGHDEVPALGCGVTEGSCVDINTYFIAALRATGFEAGYVTGYFFPEEKAGLCNDMHCWVISRHNGICLEWDIAHHLKIGRKDIEPGLNPKPGCRHAVAHSMGLDIPAHGIHDMKLIAEPIWLLPEGQLAPSLPLISRLSK from the coding sequence ATGACTGGCATCGTAAAACTGGAAATTGACTGCCGAGACAAAAGCGGCATTCTGCTGGCCCCAACCGGCCTTGACACCCCGCACGAGCGCTGCCTTGGTCTACAGGTAAAGGGGGGTGTTGCCCAATCGGTCATCGAAACCCAAACCGGTCAAAGCCTGCAGCAAATCACCCCGCAAGCAGAAAAGCTTGTCCTGACCTATTCCTATCAGAATGATGACAGCGCCCAGCCCTATCCCGATGCAATTTTCCGTTTCCACGACAGTCGCTTCACCCGAGCGGCCGACGCCCTGTGTGAAGAAGCAAACACCATTGCGCCAGAGCTGACGGGCACGGACCGCATTCAAGCCATTGCCTGCGCCACCGCAGAGCGCTTCACCTATGGCCACCCGCCAGAACGGTTTTACGAAGGCCATGACGAGGTCCCTGCATTGGGATGCGGTGTGACCGAAGGCTCCTGCGTCGACATCAACACCTATTTCATTGCCGCCCTGCGCGCCACTGGCTTTGAAGCGGGCTATGTCACAGGCTATTTCTTCCCCGAAGAAAAGGCTGGTCTCTGCAATGACATGCATTGCTGGGTCATTAGCCGCCATAACGGCATCTGCCTTGAATGGGACATCGCGCACCATCTCAAAATAGGCCGCAAGGATATCGAGCCGGGCCTCAACCCCAAGCCCGGCTGTCGCCACGCTGTGGCCCACTCGATGGGCCTCGACATTCCGGCCCATGGCATCCACGACATGAAGCTGATTGCCGAACCAATCTGGCTGTTGCCAGAGGGTCAACTGGCTCCCAGCTTGCCGCTCATATCCAGATTGTCCAAATAA